In Thermoanaerobaculia bacterium, a single window of DNA contains:
- a CDS encoding fasciclin domain-containing protein, whose amino-acid sequence MKYSQKSLVAAFALAALAVVSAASAGSPNPMVGGKEMFPNKDIIDNAVNSADHTTLVAAVKAADLVTTLKGTGPFTVFAPTNAAFAKLPAGTVEGLLKPENKATLTKILTYHVVAGKVMAADLVRMIQDGKGTTSFKTVAGASIQAMLVDGKVVLKDEKGLTATVTIADVNQSNGVIHVVDSVLLPN is encoded by the coding sequence ATGAAGTACTCCCAAAAGTCGCTCGTCGCAGCTTTCGCCCTCGCAGCGCTCGCCGTCGTCTCGGCCGCCAGCGCCGGCAGTCCGAACCCCATGGTCGGCGGCAAGGAGATGTTCCCCAACAAGGACATCATCGACAACGCCGTCAACTCGGCCGATCACACGACGCTGGTGGCCGCGGTGAAGGCCGCCGATCTGGTGACGACGCTGAAGGGCACCGGTCCCTTCACCGTTTTCGCGCCGACCAACGCCGCGTTCGCGAAGCTCCCGGCCGGCACGGTCGAGGGTCTCTTGAAGCCCGAGAACAAGGCGACGCTCACGAAAATCCTCACCTACCACGTGGTCGCAGGCAAGGTCATGGCGGCCGATCTCGTCAGGATGATCCAGGACGGCAAGGGCACGACGAGCTTCAAGACGGTCGCCGGCGCCTCGATTCAGGCGATGCTGGTCGACGGCAAGGTCGTCCTCAAGGACGAGAAGGGCCTTACCGCGACCGTGACGATCGCCGACGTCAACCAGTCGAACGGCGTCATCCACGTCGTCGACAGCGTCCTGCTGCCGAACTGA